The Tessaracoccus timonensis sequence GGGATCGTCGGCATCAAAAATCTCGTCGAGGAGTCGGTCGAACTCTGGGTCTGGCGGCAGATCGTCGACGGTAAACGTTCCCTGTCCGACGGGTTCGTCCGGCCCGTCCACAACGACGGCATCGGGTCCTCGTTGTTCTGTAATATCCGCGGGCACGGAGTCGAGCACCGCGCTGCGCACGTCAGCGTCGATGACCGACGATGCGGTGGCGCGATTGGCTCGCTCACTCGCCTCGCGAATGGCCTGCATGGTGAAGTTCGTCAGCGCGGCGATGCCTACCTGGTCAGGTTCCTGAGTAAAGACGATCTTCCTTACGCTGCCTTCTGGAGCGAGTGTGACTTCCACTGGCCCTTTGCGTGCCCAGCCTTCAGCTTCTTCGAGTGCCGCCCTCTGGGTGTCTGCTGCCCGGCTCAGTGCTTGCGAGCGGCGCACGAGATCACTGATGACTGCTTCAGCGTCGGCATCGAAGTGTTCGTAAACCATGCGCCCACGCTAATGCGAGCCTCGGTTCATTCGGTACGTATTTCGGGCCCTTGCGACGAACATGAGCCCAAGCACTCATTCGCTGTCACAGTGTGCAGCGGCGATCACGGTATGGTGGCGCGTTTCCCATATTGGGCGCGGGTTATGCTCGAGGTAGAAGAGGAAGGACCAATCATGAAGATTCAAGACAACGGCCCGAAACCCAATGCCTTCGACATCGAGACCGCAACTCGTGAGAACCGCAACTACCGCACCACCGCATGGACCGGCAAGTACCTCCAGGTGACGCTGATGTCCATCGAGCCAGGCTCCTCCATTGGCCTCGAAGTGCACCCCGAAACCGACCAGTTCCTCCGCCTCGACGCAGGCCAGGGACGCTGCGTGATGGGGCCGAGCGAAGACCAGCTCGATTTCCAGCAGGACGTCAGCGATGGCTGGGCGATTCAGGTGCCAGCTGGTGTGTGGCACGACGTGATCAACACCGGCGATGAGCCCATGCAGGTGTACGCCGTCTACGCGCCTTCGCACCACGCGCAGGGCATCGTGCAGGAGACTGCGGAGCAGGCTGAGCAGGACGAAGAGTCTGGCAAGGACGTGCCCCCGGAGTGGACAGTCCAGCCCGGCCACCAG is a genomic window containing:
- a CDS encoding cupin domain-containing protein produces the protein MKIQDNGPKPNAFDIETATRENRNYRTTAWTGKYLQVTLMSIEPGSSIGLEVHPETDQFLRLDAGQGRCVMGPSEDQLDFQQDVSDGWAIQVPAGVWHDVINTGDEPMQVYAVYAPSHHAQGIVQETAEQAEQDEESGKDVPPEWTVQPGHQVADGHA